One part of the Xylanivirga thermophila genome encodes these proteins:
- the mnmE gene encoding tRNA uridine-5-carboxymethylaminomethyl(34) synthesis GTPase MnmE: protein MYDDAQTIVAIATPPGEGGIGIVRMSGNLALPIIKEIFRTASGKKCIDIKNRYFYYGHIVDKRGEIIDEVLMVCMMAPGSYTREDVVEIHCHGGMIPLTQILRLTIDNGARLAQPGEFTKRAFLNGRLDLAQAEAVMDLISAKSDQAAKASLNQMEGVLSKRIQEIRSNILDILAHIEASIDYPEEDIDDVLSTQLREELSETNNDIQNLLDGAKSGKLIRQGISTVIVGKPNVGKSSLLNAMVRQNRAIVTDIPGTTRDIIEDYITIRGILVKLIDTAGIRETEDVVEKIGVERSRESIEMADLVILMFDASVPLEQGDMDILRYVKDKNVLVLVNKIDKPIMIDVEYIKKALPGHTIIETSLSSGEGIDKIEEYIYNMVFSGQITANDEIFVTNVRHEESLFDSKKHILDAIDAIDKGVPLDLVSIDIREAWEKLGFITGETISEDLIDRIFSKFCLGK from the coding sequence ATGTATGACGATGCTCAGACTATTGTAGCAATAGCCACACCTCCAGGAGAGGGTGGAATAGGCATAGTAAGGATGAGTGGAAATTTGGCCCTGCCCATTATAAAAGAGATTTTTAGGACGGCTTCGGGTAAAAAGTGTATAGATATAAAAAATAGATATTTTTATTATGGACATATAGTGGATAAACGGGGCGAAATAATAGATGAAGTGCTCATGGTATGTATGATGGCCCCAGGTTCCTATACAAGGGAAGATGTGGTGGAGATACACTGTCATGGTGGGATGATACCACTTACCCAAATATTGAGATTAACAATAGATAATGGCGCTCGCCTGGCCCAGCCAGGGGAGTTTACAAAGCGTGCCTTTTTAAATGGCAGGTTGGACCTTGCGCAGGCTGAAGCTGTTATGGATCTCATATCTGCAAAATCTGATCAAGCTGCAAAGGCTTCCTTAAACCAGATGGAAGGAGTATTGTCAAAACGCATTCAGGAGATAAGATCTAACATTTTAGATATATTGGCACATATAGAGGCAAGTATAGATTATCCAGAGGAAGATATTGATGATGTATTGTCCACACAACTAAGGGAAGAATTATCCGAAACAAACAATGATATACAAAACCTTTTAGACGGTGCTAAGTCTGGTAAGCTCATAAGACAAGGTATAAGCACTGTGATAGTAGGGAAACCGAATGTTGGAAAGTCATCCCTTTTGAATGCCATGGTAAGGCAAAACCGGGCGATAGTTACTGATATTCCAGGTACTACTCGGGATATAATAGAAGATTATATAACAATTCGCGGTATCCTTGTAAAATTAATAGATACTGCAGGAATTCGTGAAACAGAAGATGTGGTGGAAAAAATAGGGGTGGAGAGATCCCGTGAGAGTATAGAAATGGCAGACCTTGTTATATTGATGTTTGATGCTTCTGTTCCATTGGAGCAAGGGGATATGGATATACTACGATATGTCAAGGATAAAAATGTGTTGGTACTGGTGAATAAGATAGATAAACCTATAATGATTGATGTGGAGTATATAAAAAAGGCATTGCCAGGGCATACCATAATAGAAACATCCCTCTCTAGTGGTGAAGGTATAGATAAAATAGAGGAATATATATACAATATGGTGTTTTCAGGGCAAATTACTGCCAATGATGAGATTTTTGTAACAAATGTGCGTCACGAGGAATCCTTATTTGATTCTAAAAAGCATATATTAGATGCAATTGATGCAATTGACAAAGGTGTACCCCTTGATCTTGTATCCATAGATATAAGGGAAGCATGGGAAAAATTAGGTTTTATTACCGGGGAAACCATATCTGAAGATTTAATTGATAGAATTTTTTCTAAATTCTGCTTAGGAAAGTAG